AAATACCAGAGGAAGCAGCACTGCGATCGCTACAAGAATTGGCAATGACTGCAAGGGAATTATTCCCTGATTTCGATCCTGAAACCCTATTTGAAGACTTAGCTTTATCTGTGAAAGGACAAGAAATTATTCAGGAATTTGACCGACTGGTGGAGCAATATGGTTATTTAAATGAAGGGGGAATTAATCTTGCTTCACCTACTTGGAAGGAAGATAAACCAGAGGTAAAACTCCTATTTGTGCAGTTAATGCAAACAATTACACCAGATAGGGGTAAAAAAATTCGCAAAAAAGGGGCAGTTCAACGCAGAGTCAATTTGAAAGCACAAGTTAGGGAAATTTATGCGCGTCTATTGGCAGAGTTACGCTGGACATTGATTTCCTTAGAAAATATTTGGTTGCAGACAGGTTTACTCTACGATGGGGGAGATATATTTTTCCTAGAAATTGAGGAAATTCGTCGTCTAGTTAGCAACTATGATGAAGAACTTCTAACGCAATTAACAGATGTGATTCAACAGCGGCGATCGCAATTTAATCATGATACCTATCTGACCTCCGTACCCCTGCTTGTCTATGGTCATAAACCCGGTTATTTCCATCTTTCCCATTCCCCATCCACAGAAAAAACCCTCCAAGGGATACCCGTGAGTTCCGGGAAAACCACAGGTAAGGTGAAAATTCTCCAGAGTTTACAAAATTTACCAGAAATTGACCCCGATACTATTGTTGTTGTCCCCTATGCTGATTATGGTTGGGCAGCCCATCTGATTCGGGCTAAGGGTATCATTGCCGAAGTTGGTGGTAAGCTATCCCACCTGGCGATTTTGGCGCGAGAATATAACATACCCGCAGTTATGGATATTCACCATGCCACCCATATCTTAAAAGATGGTCAAGTTGTCACCATTGATGGATTTAGAGGTGTGGTGGAAATTTTAGATTAATCCCTGAACAAAATCTATGGAAGAACTATGGGTTTAATTGCGAACTAATTCAAAATCATATCCGGTACGGGAACGGGAATTTGGCTGAGATTTCACCTGAACCAGTTGCACCGGAGCATTGCGATCGCCAGAATTAGCAAACCTCAATTCCCCAGAAGCACCCCTAGCGGCGAAATTTCCACTCTTCAAAGCTTGTTGAACACCTTGACGGCTAGGATTAGTCTCAATTGCTGTGATTAAAGCACGAGCCGCATCATAACTTAAAGCAGTACGCCAATTCACATCCGCATCCCAAAGTTGACGAGATTTCTGAGGAAAATCCGCACCCGGATTACTTTCTAAATGCCAAGGTACAGCCAGAACCATATTTTCTCCTTGCCCCTGACTAATTTCTAAAGTTTTTAATGCATAAAACCCATCCCCAGCAAGTAAAGGCAACCGACGTTGATTGACTTGAATCACCTGCAACCCTTTATCCAAAAGCTGAGAATTAGCAGCTAACATCAAAACTTCTACCCCCTGCGCTTGGGCAATACTTTGAGCAGCACTAAAATCAGGTTTTGACATATCAAATTCGTGGCTAACTTCACCACCCGCAAGGGAAACCGCAGAGACAAATTCTGATTTTAAAGACTGACTATAACCACTTTGAGAATTATAAAAAATAGCTGCTTTCTTTTTATTTAATTTCGTTGTCATATAGTTAGCCAGCGCCCTTGCTGCCATAAAATCACTAGGAACAGTCCGAAATACATAGGGGCTAAAATTCGAGATTTTTACCGCGCTACTAGTAGGAGAAATTGCCACCAATTGCTGAGAATTATATATTTCTCCAGCAGCGAGAGTCGCATCACTAGCAAAATGACCAACAACACCCAAAATCTCCGAGTTTTTTACAAAATTCTGGGCAATATCTTTTACCAATTCCACCCGATCATCATCACTGGCAATAACTACTTTTAGAGGTGTATTTTTGATGCCGCCCTGAAGATTAATTTCATTCTGAGCTTGAGCTACTCCCCGTAATACTTCTAAAGCAAAATTTGGTTCTGTAGCTAGAGGAATTGAGACAGCAATACTGTAGGATTTCTTATTACCTATTTTGGCATTATTCAGATAAATTAAAGTTTCTGGGTCATTCTTTTTACTTTGCAAAGCAGCTTGAAAATAATTGACAGCTTCTTCATATTTACCCGATTTAAAAGCCGCAATTCCATCTCTTTTAGCTACAGATACATCACCAGGAGTTAGAGAAATTTCTCCCGCACTTATCCGGGACTCACTTTGATTATTATTAGCAGAATTAGAAATATTAACAGATACCTGATTACCTCCGGGCAAAATATCTTTAAATAGGTAGTAAATTCCACCACCAACTAAACCTAAAGTTATTGCTAAAGATAATAATAAAATTTTAGTTTCTTTATTGAAATTCATATATCTTATCCAGAGAATGTCACAGAAAATATTATGCCATGTTTAAGGAAAGATAGGTTCTTTGTCTTCATATCCTCTACTTTTTGAAAAGTCAGATATCTAGCAGTTCCACAAGAGATTATTCTATGCAGTTGCGGTTATAATGTAAAGAATGACGCTTTCTAAACTCTTCAAGCCGACTCTCAAGCATTTGGCAAAAGTTTAATATTTTTTAATATTTATTTATTCCTCATAACATGGCAACGAGGGAGAAGTTATTGTCTAAAAATCAAGGTTTTCAGATTGGCAATATATTTTTTTTAAACAACAAGGTAGAGTTACAACAAAAGAGTCTATGCGATTGCTTCGTCGTTCCTCATCGCAATTACGGGATTACAATTTATTTTGTTGAGTTATGAAAACTTAGGATGCACCCGTAGCTTTATATTTAGATTTTTGTTTGTTTTCTGGAAAACACGGTAGAGTTACTGTATAAAAAACAGATTTAAAACAGTAGTTTTACAGCTATGCCCCAAGATATTCCCAATAATAAAAACTTCCGAGGCAGGAATTTTAAAGGTCAAGACTTGGCTGGCGCAGA
The Calothrix sp. 336/3 DNA segment above includes these coding regions:
- a CDS encoding ABC transporter substrate-binding protein, whose protein sequence is MNFNKETKILLLSLAITLGLVGGGIYYLFKDILPGGNQVSVNISNSANNNQSESRISAGEISLTPGDVSVAKRDGIAAFKSGKYEEAVNYFQAALQSKKNDPETLIYLNNAKIGNKKSYSIAVSIPLATEPNFALEVLRGVAQAQNEINLQGGIKNTPLKVVIASDDDRVELVKDIAQNFVKNSEILGVVGHFASDATLAAGEIYNSQQLVAISPTSSAVKISNFSPYVFRTVPSDFMAARALANYMTTKLNKKKAAIFYNSQSGYSQSLKSEFVSAVSLAGGEVSHEFDMSKPDFSAAQSIAQAQGVEVLMLAANSQLLDKGLQVIQVNQRRLPLLAGDGFYALKTLEISQGQGENMVLAVPWHLESNPGADFPQKSRQLWDADVNWRTALSYDAARALITAIETNPSRQGVQQALKSGNFAARGASGELRFANSGDRNAPVQLVQVKSQPNSRSRTGYDFELVRN